One Alicyclobacillus acidoterrestris DNA window includes the following coding sequences:
- a CDS encoding xanthine dehydrogenase family protein molybdopterin-binding subunit — protein MTEDFTSDDVEGLRHSSTQVVGHSVGRKDTLDKVTGHAKYTDDFSDNTMLHAALLTSPHAHARILSQDTTRAFAAEGVRAVITGRDYPNKTGSPLADRHVLAVDRVRYAGEPVAIVVADSLAQAEAATKLIDVQYQPLPTIQSPKMSYYSNTPLLHPNINTYVGDSAEVNPIPGTNIATHVPIRKGNPEAMWAVCDEIVECEVSFPQSHHAAMETHVVIAEVTPNGDIDITTSSQSPYSIPSLMQATFGVQPSKVRVHTPYVGGGFGGKSSPYIEPLAVAAALTVAGRKVKLRCTREQVMTCLPGHIGLEAKVRLGATRDGQFVAAHITYWFDGGAYSDRGVIVTRAATQDCTGPYRIHHVHCDGFCMYTNHPPTTAYRGFGHPEQTLVIERAIEIMAHKLSIDPLELRLLNAIGPGDTTPTQARLTRSSIGDVHGCLVRLQQLLDWNGTAAARKGKTVIAKGIAGVWKTSSTPQNASSGAIVRVNDDSTITVLSGVVEIGQGTKTVLAQMVAELFHIDIGQVNVVLEVDTQTHPEHWKTVASRSTLLAGNAVVRAAQDAIRQLKKTASFVLQCEADDIHVAGGYAYCADAHDTRAKIPIGALAKGYTFQDGHTVGEMAIGHGSYTIEHVTKLDPTTGKGVPGPEWTVAAQGVEIEYQKDTYTYRVRRAVSVVDCGKVLHPDLALGQIKGGMNMGLSLASREGYVYDDSGAVTNPQFRVYPIQRYGDHPTYDVAFLETPDLDAPWGLRGIGEHGLIGMPAALANALSNATGMEVNHMPMTSELLWRLQANEGDGP, from the coding sequence TTGACAGAGGATTTTACTTCTGACGATGTCGAAGGTTTGCGCCACAGCTCGACACAAGTAGTCGGCCACAGCGTGGGACGCAAAGATACCCTAGATAAAGTCACTGGACATGCAAAATACACCGACGACTTCTCGGATAACACCATGCTCCATGCCGCACTACTGACGAGCCCCCACGCGCACGCGCGCATTCTCTCTCAGGATACGACGCGCGCCTTCGCCGCAGAGGGGGTCCGCGCAGTCATAACGGGTAGGGACTACCCGAATAAAACCGGTTCACCGCTTGCGGATAGGCACGTACTCGCGGTAGACAGGGTTCGGTACGCTGGAGAACCTGTGGCGATTGTCGTCGCGGATTCGCTCGCGCAAGCGGAAGCGGCGACAAAACTCATCGACGTCCAATACCAACCATTGCCCACTATCCAATCACCGAAGATGTCCTACTACTCCAACACACCGCTACTACATCCCAATATCAACACCTATGTAGGCGACTCTGCTGAGGTCAACCCGATTCCTGGAACAAACATCGCGACACACGTGCCGATTCGAAAAGGAAATCCTGAGGCCATGTGGGCGGTCTGCGACGAGATCGTAGAATGTGAGGTTTCCTTTCCACAATCCCACCACGCTGCCATGGAAACCCACGTCGTCATTGCGGAAGTCACGCCAAACGGGGACATTGACATCACGACTTCCTCCCAATCGCCATATAGCATCCCATCTCTGATGCAAGCGACGTTTGGCGTCCAGCCATCAAAAGTCCGCGTCCATACGCCATATGTCGGCGGAGGATTCGGCGGAAAATCCAGTCCATATATTGAGCCGCTCGCCGTCGCTGCCGCATTGACGGTTGCAGGACGGAAGGTGAAATTGCGATGCACGCGAGAGCAAGTGATGACCTGTTTGCCCGGTCACATTGGACTAGAAGCCAAAGTTCGACTTGGGGCCACGCGCGACGGCCAGTTTGTGGCTGCCCATATTACATATTGGTTTGACGGTGGCGCCTATTCCGATAGAGGTGTCATCGTGACGCGCGCGGCCACTCAGGATTGTACCGGACCGTACCGCATCCATCATGTCCACTGCGACGGATTTTGCATGTACACCAATCATCCGCCGACCACCGCCTATCGGGGATTCGGGCATCCCGAACAAACGTTGGTCATCGAGCGAGCCATCGAGATCATGGCGCACAAATTATCTATCGACCCGCTCGAACTCCGCCTCCTGAACGCCATCGGCCCGGGGGATACCACGCCTACACAAGCGCGGTTGACGCGCAGTTCCATCGGTGACGTGCACGGTTGTCTAGTGCGCCTCCAGCAGTTGCTCGACTGGAACGGAACTGCCGCCGCAAGAAAAGGAAAGACTGTGATTGCCAAAGGCATCGCTGGCGTTTGGAAGACATCGAGCACACCACAAAATGCCAGCTCCGGCGCGATTGTTCGCGTCAATGACGACAGTACCATCACGGTTTTGTCTGGGGTCGTGGAAATTGGTCAAGGCACGAAAACCGTGCTCGCACAAATGGTCGCAGAGCTGTTTCACATCGACATCGGCCAGGTAAACGTTGTTCTGGAGGTCGACACCCAAACGCATCCGGAACATTGGAAAACCGTGGCCAGCCGCAGCACCTTATTGGCGGGCAACGCCGTCGTTCGGGCGGCTCAAGATGCGATTCGCCAACTCAAGAAAACAGCGTCGTTCGTGCTCCAGTGTGAAGCGGATGATATTCATGTCGCTGGTGGTTATGCCTATTGCGCGGATGCTCACGACACCCGAGCGAAAATCCCAATTGGCGCACTAGCCAAAGGGTATACGTTTCAGGACGGACACACAGTCGGTGAGATGGCCATCGGTCATGGCAGCTACACGATTGAACATGTGACGAAACTCGATCCCACAACGGGAAAAGGCGTTCCTGGGCCAGAGTGGACTGTCGCGGCGCAAGGCGTGGAGATTGAATACCAAAAAGACACCTACACGTATCGCGTGCGGCGCGCAGTCTCCGTAGTGGATTGTGGAAAAGTGCTGCATCCCGACCTCGCGCTTGGTCAAATCAAAGGTGGCATGAACATGGGGCTAAGCCTAGCCAGCCGCGAAGGGTATGTCTATGACGATAGCGGTGCGGTCACAAATCCCCAGTTTCGGGTGTATCCCATTCAGCGCTACGGAGATCATCCAACATACGACGTCGCCTTTTTGGAGACGCCAGACCTGGATGCTCCGTGGGGACTTCGCGGCATAGGCGAACACGGATTAATTGGCATGCCCGCCGCACTCGCCAACGCACTATCCAATGCGACGGGCATGGAAGTGAACCACATGCCCATGACCTCGGAGTTGCTCTGGAGACTGCAAGCGAACGAAGGTGATGGGCCATGA
- a CDS encoding GNAT family N-acetyltransferase, with amino-acid sequence MQTNPVELVGERAKLVPMNSSHVEALFAAGRYPEIWTYMFNQVADVEDIEHLVSSALSARDTGDEFPFVIIDQATNQVVGSTRFLDISSQHRQLEIGSTWLTPSVWRTRMNTECKYLLLKHCFEVLETIRVQIKTDRRNVQSQRAIERLGAVKEGVLRRHRILPDGYVRDTVYYSVIDEEWPAVKARLEAFLG; translated from the coding sequence ATGCAAACCAACCCCGTAGAACTTGTTGGCGAACGGGCAAAACTGGTTCCGATGAATTCTTCGCATGTCGAAGCGCTGTTCGCAGCGGGGCGGTATCCGGAAATTTGGACATATATGTTCAATCAGGTGGCGGATGTAGAGGATATAGAGCACCTCGTTTCGAGTGCTTTATCGGCGCGAGACACGGGCGACGAGTTTCCCTTTGTGATTATCGACCAGGCTACCAATCAAGTGGTTGGCAGTACGCGTTTTCTTGACATCTCCAGCCAACATCGTCAATTGGAGATTGGTTCCACGTGGCTGACGCCAAGTGTCTGGCGCACCCGCATGAACACGGAATGTAAGTATTTGTTGCTCAAGCACTGTTTTGAAGTGCTTGAGACGATTCGCGTACAAATTAAGACAGATAGACGGAACGTGCAATCGCAACGAGCCATTGAGCGTTTAGGCGCAGTGAAAGAGGGCGTGTTACGCCGACATCGGATATTGCCAGATGGGTATGTGAGAGACACGGTGTACTATAGCGTCATTGATGAGGAATGGCCCGCGGTGAAGGCTCGACTCGAGGCATTTTTGGGTTGA
- a CDS encoding manganese efflux pump MntP, translating to MTWNTFIALNLIGIGSNFDNTGIGMAYGADKVRMPHWVNGLINLIGGLIALIGAYAGNTIAQFLSISEANWITCIALSGIGLFFWYAAYLHPHISNQKAKIRVASLGLRQAFLLGLAMSLDNIVIGFGSSVSNTPTFWAVAVSITVWGYVMLWIGHVVGFGVLSKFLGKYSALIAGGILIGVGVNQLVS from the coding sequence ATGACTTGGAACACATTTATCGCTTTAAACCTGATTGGGATTGGTTCCAATTTTGACAACACTGGGATTGGAATGGCTTATGGAGCGGATAAGGTCCGGATGCCTCACTGGGTAAACGGTCTGATCAATTTGATAGGAGGCCTCATAGCCCTGATCGGAGCGTACGCTGGAAATACAATTGCCCAGTTTTTATCGATATCCGAAGCCAATTGGATTACCTGTATTGCGCTGTCGGGAATCGGTTTGTTCTTCTGGTACGCAGCCTATCTTCATCCACATATTTCGAACCAGAAAGCAAAGATACGAGTGGCTTCACTGGGTTTGCGCCAGGCGTTTTTACTCGGGTTGGCCATGTCCCTAGACAATATCGTGATTGGGTTCGGATCATCCGTTTCAAACACGCCTACGTTCTGGGCTGTCGCCGTTAGTATTACGGTCTGGGGATACGTCATGCTTTGGATAGGGCACGTGGTCGGATTTGGTGTACTTTCAAAATTTCTAGGCAAATATTCGGCGCTAATTGCAGGAGGCATTCTCATCGGCGTCGGCGTAAATCAGCTTGTGAGCTAA
- a CDS encoding transposase, whose product MYLLQKSLFSFEEWLEIEPSERLELFFSALELQSYAAKLRNSSPQGAKPINREAVLRALLAAPLEGISTFTKLHKRLVSDLRFRYQCGFRLDEPAPSIATLSRVFKAVVDKDLAKALFIDLVSQCKEAGIIDGSHLAIDSTAVGAYEKKQPKSRSQETGNANWGAKYDTFGNKLTWFGYKIHLAVDTSSELPVALEVTLAHVYDGEMAIPLMKDVVENYGWKVKYVMMDAGYDQVKNYEAARGYGAQAIIALNKRGEKEPPAGMASDGTPRCSMGYDMVYWGADGDRLKFRCPHAVGKVGCPLGTAACSDSNYGMVVKKSITDDVRRYANPHRNTRGWIALYKERTSVERCNSRLKENLTANDTHVRGIEKVTTYVYLNAIVLLASALAMNTTASSLKTA is encoded by the coding sequence TTGTATCTTCTCCAAAAGTCCCTGTTTTCCTTTGAAGAATGGCTAGAAATCGAACCCAGTGAGCGACTTGAACTGTTCTTTTCTGCTCTGGAGCTTCAGTCGTATGCCGCAAAGTTAAGGAATTCATCACCCCAGGGAGCAAAGCCTATCAATCGTGAAGCGGTTTTACGAGCGTTGCTCGCTGCTCCGCTTGAGGGGATTTCAACCTTTACCAAGTTACACAAGCGTTTGGTTAGCGACCTGCGGTTCCGGTACCAATGCGGGTTTCGGTTAGATGAACCCGCACCGTCAATTGCCACACTCAGTCGAGTCTTCAAGGCCGTAGTGGATAAAGATCTTGCGAAGGCACTCTTCATTGACCTGGTCAGTCAGTGCAAAGAGGCTGGAATCATCGATGGAAGTCATCTCGCCATTGACAGTACAGCGGTTGGTGCCTATGAGAAGAAGCAACCGAAATCACGTAGTCAAGAAACGGGTAACGCCAACTGGGGTGCCAAGTATGACACATTTGGCAACAAGCTCACGTGGTTCGGATACAAAATTCATCTCGCAGTGGATACTTCCAGCGAGTTACCTGTAGCCTTGGAGGTCACACTCGCTCATGTTTATGACGGTGAGATGGCGATTCCACTCATGAAAGATGTCGTCGAAAACTACGGTTGGAAGGTCAAATACGTCATGATGGATGCCGGGTATGACCAGGTGAAAAACTACGAGGCTGCCCGTGGCTATGGTGCGCAAGCAATCATTGCACTCAATAAGCGGGGAGAAAAGGAACCGCCTGCAGGCATGGCATCCGATGGTACACCTCGTTGCTCCATGGGTTACGACATGGTCTATTGGGGAGCCGACGGTGACCGATTAAAGTTCCGTTGTCCACATGCAGTAGGCAAGGTTGGCTGCCCGCTTGGGACTGCTGCTTGCTCTGACTCCAACTACGGAATGGTAGTCAAGAAGAGCATCACCGACGATGTCAGGCGTTACGCCAATCCGCACCGAAACACGCGGGGTTGGATAGCTCTCTACAAGGAGCGAACGTCGGTGGAGAGATGTAATTCCCGGCTGAAAGAAAATCTTACAGCCAACGACACGCACGTCCGTGGCATTGAGAAGGTCACCACATACGTTTACCTCAATGCGATTGTTCTACTTGCTTCTGCACTGGCGATGAACACGACAGCAAGCTCACTGAAGACGGCTTAA
- a CDS encoding zinc ribbon domain-containing protein — translation MTHKHWEFDSICPKCGHSTRVSAPLGELVVRVHCDHCSHWI, via the coding sequence ATGACGCACAAACATTGGGAATTTGATTCAATCTGTCCAAAGTGTGGACATAGCACACGGGTCTCAGCCCCGCTTGGGGAATTGGTGGTGCGCGTGCATTGTGATCACTGTTCGCACTGGATATAG
- a CDS encoding HoxN/HupN/NixA family nickel/cobalt transporter: MQLIYAIPAAMGLGALHSLEPGHGKGILSAYLISNRGKTKDALILGVISAASHTLSILLLAFVTTLSVNKLVPEQLLFLIELCSGTVVTAMGLRMLYSQFRPQVVVVRKLGEIEGHGDHHHHHHHHHHHFHQLEHMESETPNSFRRLCIVGFFTGLIPCPSALAILLASIGIHQFQIGVGLVVAFSVGMALTMCTIGMLVVHTGEAVSRLDHWRIADRFTRISAVLVCLLGCFVVYGAVRHIL, encoded by the coding sequence GTGCAACTGATTTACGCAATTCCAGCTGCAATGGGTTTAGGGGCACTGCATTCATTGGAGCCTGGGCATGGGAAGGGAATTCTATCTGCTTATTTGATTTCCAATCGCGGAAAGACGAAGGACGCACTGATATTGGGGGTGATTTCGGCTGCGTCTCACACGTTGTCGATTCTATTATTAGCGTTTGTGACAACGTTGTCCGTGAACAAGTTGGTGCCTGAGCAATTGCTGTTTCTTATAGAGTTATGTTCTGGCACAGTGGTCACTGCAATGGGGCTGAGAATGCTCTATTCGCAGTTTCGCCCGCAGGTGGTCGTGGTCCGGAAACTTGGTGAAATAGAGGGGCACGGTGACCACCACCATCATCATCATCACCATCACCACCATTTTCATCAATTGGAACACATGGAATCAGAAACGCCTAACTCTTTTCGCCGCCTTTGCATCGTTGGCTTCTTTACAGGTTTAATTCCCTGCCCGAGCGCACTGGCGATTCTCCTGGCTTCCATTGGTATCCATCAGTTTCAGATAGGTGTCGGTTTGGTCGTGGCGTTTTCGGTGGGAATGGCACTTACCATGTGTACCATTGGCATGCTCGTGGTGCATACAGGAGAAGCTGTCAGCCGCCTTGACCATTGGCGCATCGCCGATAGATTTACGCGCATCTCTGCGGTGCTCGTGTGCTTGTTGGGGTGCTTCGTCGTATATGGTGCAGTGCGCCATATTCTTTGA
- a CDS encoding Fur family transcriptional regulator, with amino-acid sequence MEITTDAILRRLKRAGLKFTGKRQETVDFFVKNKDKYLSAKEVYEHVRKTYPNISYDTIYRTLATLLEHNVIEHMEFSDDAAKYRLMCHEQHHHHLVCVNCGATFAIDECPMNNLNGLVKDFQVINHRFEVYGYCAKCRAAS; translated from the coding sequence ATGGAAATCACCACCGACGCCATTTTGCGCAGGCTCAAGCGGGCGGGTCTCAAATTCACCGGAAAACGACAAGAAACAGTCGATTTTTTCGTAAAAAATAAAGATAAATACTTGTCTGCCAAAGAAGTGTACGAACACGTTCGAAAGACCTATCCGAATATCAGTTACGACACGATATATCGCACGCTCGCTACGCTGCTCGAGCACAATGTCATTGAGCATATGGAATTCAGCGATGACGCGGCGAAATATCGTCTGATGTGTCACGAGCAGCACCATCACCACTTAGTTTGCGTGAATTGTGGGGCAACATTTGCAATTGATGAATGCCCTATGAACAATTTAAATGGGCTCGTAAAAGATTTTCAGGTCATCAACCATCGCTTTGAAGTGTACGGGTATTGTGCAAAGTGTCGCGCAGCATCTTGA
- a CDS encoding ATP-binding cassette domain-containing protein — MLFALKVDNVAKDWNGKRLFEHASLQVSMGERVALIGRNGVGKTSFLDGLIGRTTFDEGVITRGVPLNEWGWVEQQIHVDQDMTLFDFVHSAHQKLSQLKAQMAHMQQRLEMGVNDQQVVDEYLKQMDTYADMGGYEYERSVEVALKRLGLNASLFSVPYAQLSGGQKTRAQFAKLSILQPQFLLLDEPTNHLDAEMLQWLESWLISYPGSILFVSHDRHFIDAVANTTYELTPAGTKAYKGGYTAFRAAKDMELRTQQSLYHKQQQERKALLEAIQRYKQWYERAHHAASERDPVAKKKHKNMPRVLWQRNAH; from the coding sequence TTGTTATTTGCACTGAAGGTAGATAATGTCGCGAAGGACTGGAATGGTAAGCGGCTGTTTGAACATGCGTCACTCCAAGTGTCTATGGGTGAGCGTGTAGCGCTGATTGGCAGAAACGGTGTCGGTAAGACGAGTTTTCTCGACGGACTTATCGGACGCACGACTTTTGACGAGGGTGTCATCACCCGCGGCGTCCCTCTGAATGAATGGGGATGGGTCGAACAGCAGATTCACGTCGATCAAGACATGACATTGTTTGATTTCGTACACAGTGCACATCAGAAATTGTCCCAATTGAAAGCACAAATGGCGCACATGCAACAGCGTTTAGAGATGGGTGTAAACGACCAGCAAGTCGTGGATGAATATCTGAAACAAATGGATACGTACGCCGATATGGGGGGCTACGAGTACGAGCGCAGCGTAGAAGTGGCGCTAAAACGCTTGGGCCTCAATGCATCTCTCTTCTCAGTTCCGTATGCACAGCTAAGCGGTGGTCAAAAGACACGGGCTCAATTTGCGAAGTTATCCATCCTACAACCACAGTTTCTGCTACTGGATGAACCCACCAATCATCTCGACGCGGAAATGTTGCAGTGGCTGGAGAGTTGGCTCATTTCGTACCCTGGCAGTATTCTATTTGTCTCGCACGACCGCCATTTTATTGACGCTGTGGCAAATACCACGTATGAATTGACCCCTGCGGGCACCAAGGCGTACAAAGGAGGGTATACCGCGTTTCGTGCCGCAAAAGATATGGAACTGAGGACCCAACAGTCGCTGTATCACAAACAACAACAAGAACGCAAAGCGCTGCTCGAAGCTATTCAACGCTATAAACAGTGGTATGAACGGGCGCATCATGCGGCGAGCGAGCGGGATCCAGTTGCAAAAAAGAAGCACAAAAACATGCCACGCGTTTTGTGGCAAAGGAACGCGCACTAG
- a CDS encoding ATP-binding cassette domain-containing protein, with product MERPHHEPNIGVSFQHNAFDAKIFVRLQDVTFSYPNYKVFEHIHLEVRRGDRIGIVGPNGVGKSTLLGLVTGQLTPEAGSVIHHPQAKIGYFAQELNHLNNAQTVLDSVLALPEMSEAYARTILASFLFRKEDVLKPISSLSMGERCRVAFVNLYFSNANLLVLDEPTNYLDIDTRERLEEALLAYPGALMIVSHDRYLLRKLVNRVVYFEEKTVRSFDGTMEAFVSQMHSRKADLHVQSEIDKLELSLTQLMSVEADDAQANDALMMQIRAIRARLNDLRSGH from the coding sequence GTGGAGCGACCGCATCACGAACCGAACATCGGTGTATCGTTTCAGCACAATGCGTTTGACGCAAAAATATTCGTTCGGCTACAAGACGTGACCTTCTCGTACCCGAACTACAAAGTGTTCGAACACATTCATTTAGAAGTGCGAAGAGGCGATAGAATCGGCATCGTAGGGCCAAATGGCGTAGGAAAATCGACATTGCTTGGCCTCGTCACCGGGCAACTGACACCTGAGGCGGGAAGCGTGATCCATCACCCGCAAGCCAAAATCGGCTACTTTGCACAAGAACTAAATCACTTGAATAACGCACAGACAGTTTTGGATAGTGTGCTCGCGTTGCCGGAAATGAGCGAAGCCTACGCTCGAACGATACTCGCCAGTTTCCTCTTCCGGAAAGAGGATGTGTTGAAGCCTATTTCGTCACTCAGTATGGGTGAACGATGCCGCGTGGCCTTCGTCAACCTCTATTTCTCAAACGCGAACTTACTCGTGCTTGATGAGCCAACAAACTACTTGGATATCGACACGCGAGAGCGCCTCGAAGAAGCATTGCTAGCATATCCTGGTGCCCTCATGATAGTGTCTCACGACCGATATTTGCTTCGCAAACTGGTCAATCGCGTGGTTTACTTTGAGGAAAAAACCGTGCGATCTTTCGACGGCACGATGGAAGCATTCGTCTCGCAAATGCATTCGCGTAAAGCAGACCTTCACGTGCAAAGTGAGATAGATAAGCTGGAGCTCTCCCTGACACAATTGATGTCGGTGGAGGCGGACGATGCACAAGCAAATGATGCCTTAATGATGCAGATTCGCGCTATTCGTGCTCGATTGAACGATTTGCGAAGTGGGCATTAG
- a CDS encoding metal ABC transporter solute-binding protein, Zn/Mn family → MKMTVGSGMAMAGALALLATLAGCGTTENNTSSASAKGTSNAKVIQAVGAENEYANVIQQIGGKYVSATGIMSDPSTDPHDYEASTKDAALVGNATLVVQNGVGYDDFMSKLESSSPNSKRAVIDVASALGYGKDTKNPHLWYQPDTMPKVAQLIADQLAKQDPSEKSYFDANVKKFDASLSTWKQEMDNIKSKYPNAGVAVTEPVADYWLQATGMDIKTPWSFQAAIMNGTDPSPQDVKTQEALFNNHQIKVFLYNQQAITDVTKKFLALAKQDHIPVVGVYETMPPNHTYQSWMEAETKALTAALENGTSTETIS, encoded by the coding sequence ATGAAGATGACAGTTGGCAGTGGTATGGCGATGGCCGGGGCGCTTGCGCTTCTCGCGACATTAGCCGGGTGTGGAACAACAGAAAACAATACCTCGTCGGCATCGGCCAAAGGGACGTCGAATGCGAAGGTCATTCAAGCCGTTGGTGCAGAAAATGAGTATGCGAACGTGATCCAACAGATTGGTGGGAAATACGTTTCGGCGACCGGGATTATGAGTGACCCGAGTACAGATCCGCATGATTACGAAGCGAGCACAAAGGATGCAGCGCTCGTCGGGAATGCGACGCTCGTGGTTCAAAATGGCGTCGGGTATGACGACTTCATGAGCAAACTCGAATCCTCATCGCCGAATTCGAAGCGTGCGGTGATTGACGTCGCGAGTGCATTGGGATATGGCAAGGACACCAAGAATCCACATCTGTGGTATCAGCCGGATACGATGCCGAAAGTCGCCCAGTTGATTGCAGATCAGTTGGCGAAACAAGACCCTTCAGAGAAATCCTATTTTGATGCGAATGTGAAGAAATTTGATGCTTCCTTATCCACTTGGAAACAAGAGATGGACAATATCAAGTCGAAGTACCCAAATGCAGGGGTGGCGGTTACAGAACCTGTCGCGGATTACTGGCTTCAGGCGACCGGCATGGACATCAAAACGCCGTGGTCATTCCAGGCGGCCATCATGAATGGGACAGATCCGTCGCCACAAGATGTCAAAACGCAGGAAGCATTATTTAACAATCACCAAATAAAGGTGTTTCTTTACAATCAACAGGCCATCACAGACGTCACGAAGAAGTTCCTAGCTTTGGCGAAACAAGATCACATTCCGGTGGTCGGGGTATATGAAACGATGCCGCCAAACCATACCTACCAAAGTTGGATGGAAGCTGAAACCAAAGCATTGACGGCCGCACTGGAAAACGGTACGTCAACGGAGACGATTTCCTAA
- a CDS encoding GTP-binding protein, producing MQNHTIPVTVLSGYLGSGKTTVLNHLLNHQHGMRIAVIVNDMSEINVDANLIKQNTSLSRTKEQLVEMTNGCICCTLRQDLVEEVRALAEKGRFDYILIESSGISEPIPVAQTFTYVDEELGVNLSEFCHLDCMVTVVDANRFWHDFSSGESLLDRKQGIDDTDVREVVDLLIDQIEFCDVLLLNKCDLVDEEHLQKLEQMLRKLQPDAKLIRTTHGRVNPRELLNTHRFDFEKSSMAAGWIHELQKASHTPETEEYGITSFVYRRQKPFHPQRIAQWLENWPPEVVRAKGMMWLASRNDVAITFSQAGPSIQIGISGYWVAALPEEEQADVFAQEPEWEATFHPVWGDRINEIVLIGIDVDWPGLIESLDECLLTDDEVAEDWSQFTDSLPLYEDWEMDSEEAWIQ from the coding sequence ATGCAAAATCATACGATTCCAGTCACCGTTTTGAGCGGCTATCTCGGATCTGGTAAAACGACTGTCCTAAACCACCTACTCAATCACCAACACGGGATGCGCATCGCCGTCATCGTCAACGACATGAGTGAAATTAACGTCGATGCGAATCTCATCAAACAAAACACAAGCCTGTCCCGTACAAAAGAACAACTGGTAGAGATGACGAATGGCTGTATCTGTTGCACGCTTCGTCAGGACCTCGTTGAAGAAGTGCGGGCATTGGCGGAAAAGGGGCGCTTTGATTACATCCTCATCGAATCATCGGGCATCAGCGAACCCATTCCCGTCGCGCAAACATTCACCTATGTCGATGAAGAGCTTGGCGTCAATCTCAGTGAATTCTGTCACCTGGATTGCATGGTCACCGTCGTCGATGCAAATCGTTTTTGGCACGACTTCTCATCTGGAGAGAGCCTGTTAGACCGCAAACAGGGTATTGACGATACCGATGTTCGCGAAGTTGTGGATTTGTTAATTGACCAAATCGAGTTCTGTGACGTCTTGTTGCTGAACAAATGCGACCTAGTTGATGAAGAGCATTTACAAAAACTAGAGCAAATGTTGCGCAAGCTGCAGCCTGACGCCAAGCTCATCCGGACGACACATGGCCGTGTCAATCCACGTGAATTACTCAACACGCACCGATTTGATTTTGAAAAGTCAAGTATGGCTGCTGGATGGATTCACGAGCTACAAAAGGCGTCACACACACCGGAGACCGAAGAATACGGAATCACATCGTTTGTTTATCGTAGGCAAAAGCCGTTTCACCCACAGCGGATAGCGCAATGGTTAGAAAATTGGCCACCCGAAGTGGTTCGCGCCAAAGGCATGATGTGGTTGGCCTCTCGAAACGACGTGGCCATAACGTTTAGCCAAGCTGGGCCTTCCATTCAAATTGGCATCTCTGGTTACTGGGTGGCTGCATTACCTGAAGAGGAACAGGCGGATGTGTTTGCGCAAGAACCTGAATGGGAAGCCACGTTCCATCCTGTCTGGGGAGATAGAATCAACGAGATTGTGTTGATTGGCATCGATGTCGACTGGCCCGGCTTGATCGAATCGCTGGACGAATGCCTGCTGACAGACGACGAAGTTGCAGAGGATTGGTCTCAATTCACGGATTCGCTTCCCCTTTACGAGGATTGGGAAATGGATTCGGAAGAAGCCTGGATTCAGTAA